TGCAGCAGAAGTTCTCtaagaatctcttttatatccaagtAAAActggtattgtaactgaaagTTCCCGAACCTAATTGATATCAAATCAAAAATGGAATTGAATCGGGACCTTGTAAATCGAATTTGATTCGGGAAACCATTTGCGATTCCCAGCTCTACAACCTGCGTAATGTGCTGATGTTTTATTGACgttcacctttttaaaggaactTTAGCTTAGCCCGTATGCCCCAGAGTTaaataagtccatacatacccttctcatctctgattgtgtcgtaactctgtccgATGcgcccaccgctagcctagcttagcacagatcctggaggtaaccggctccatctatcctagcttagcacagatcctggaggtaaccggctccatctagcctagcttagcacagatcctggaggtaaccggctccatctatcctagcttagcacagatcctggaggtaaccggctccatctagcctagcttagcacagatcctggaggtaaccgactccatctagcctagcttaacACAGATCCGGGAGGTAACCatctccatctagcctagcttagcacagatcctggaggtaaacggctgcatctagcctagcttaacacagatcctggaggtaaccggctccatcttgcctagcttagcacagatcctggaggtaaccggctccatctagcctagcttagcacagatcctggaggtaaccggctccatctagcctagcttagcacagatcctggaggtaaccggctgcatctagcctagcttagcacagatcctggaggtaaccggctccatctagcctagcttagcacagatcctggaggtaaccggctccatctagcctagcttagcacagatcctggaggtaaccggctccatctagcctagcttagcacagatcctggaggtaaccggctgcatctagcctagcttaacacagatcctggaggtaaccggctccatcttgcctagcttagcacagatcctggaggtaaccggctccatctagcctagcttagcacagatcctggaggtaaccggctccatctagcctagcttagcacagatcctggaggtaacggctgcatctagcctagcttagcacagatcctggaggtaaccggctccatctagcctagcttaacacagatcctggaggtaaccggctccatctagcctagcttagcacagatcctggaggtaaacgGCTGCATCTAGCCTATCTTaacacagatcctggaggtaaccggctccatcttgcctagcttagcacagatcctggaggtaaccggctccatctagcctagcttagcacagatcctggaggtaaccggctccatctagcctagcttagcacagatcctggaggtaaccggctgcatctagcctagcttagcacagatcctggaggtaaccggctccatctagcctagcttagcacagatcctggaggtaaccggctccatctagcctagcttagcacagatcctggaggtaaccggctgcatctagcctagcttaacacagatcctggaggtaaccagctccatcttgcctagcttagcacagatcctggaggtaaccggctccatctagcctagcttagcacagatcctggaggtaaccggctccatctagcctagcttagcacagatcctggaggtaaccggctgcatctagcctagcttagcatagatcctggaggtaaccggctccatctagcctagcttagcacagatcctggaggtaaccggctccatctagcctagcttagcacagatcctggaggtaaccggctccatctagcctagcttaacacagatcctggaggtaaccggctgcttctagcctagcttaacacagatcctggaggtaaccggctccatcttgcctagcttagcacagatcctggaggtaaccggctccatctagcctagcttagcacagatcctggaggtaaccggctccatctagcctagcttagcacagatcctggaggtaaccggctgcatctagcctagcttaacacagatcctggaggtaaccggctccatcttgcctagcttagcacagatcctggaggtaaccggctccatctagcctagcttagcacagatcctggagataaccggctccatctagcctagcttagcacagatcctggaggtaaccggctgcatctagcctagcttaacacagatcctggaggtaaccggctccatctagcctagcttagcacagatcctggaggtaaccggctgcatctagcctagcttagcatagatcctggaggtaaccggctccatctagcctagcttagcacagatcctggaggtaaccggctccatctagcctagcttagcacagatcctggagataaccggctccatctagcctagcttagcacagatcctggaggtaacggctgcatctagcctagcttaacacagatcctggaggtaaccggctccatctagcctagcttagcacagatcctggaggtaaccggctgcatctagcctagcttagcatagatcctggaggtaccggctccatctagcctagcttccATCctagctccatctagcctagcttagcacagatcctggaggtaaccggctccatctagcctagcttagcacagatcctggagataaccggctccatctagcctactgctcccaataagtgacaaaataacgccaacatgttcctatttacatgttgtgatttgtatagtcacagcgtgtacaaataacaaggtcacatgacacacagccatcttctaaccgtatataaactgggaactatattctcagaaggcgaagcactgctactctctgctcctcaccacagggcttctcaggtgctgcgagcaaatcactccgcccaagtagcagaagtagcagtgcttcgccttctcaGAATATTACATTTAAGTGATGGGATTGGCGAGTGTTTGAGTTCTCGCTGTGTCTTAACCCACAGCAGCTGCCTGTGAATGTCTCACCTCAGCTGTTAAATATTGATCTTTGTCCATCACTGGTTAGCCTCTCGTGTCTGGAAAcaaagtgtttgtttattttttttccggTCTTTATAGTCATATGTTCATGTATCCATTCACGAGACCTCCCTGCAGCATACATATCCTGATAGCCCAGGTTCTCCTGAAACATGTGATGTCTGTTACTTGATTGTGTGTCAGGGGTCGAGGTTACACAAACATTATTACACGAGGAGACCAGGCGGCCCAaagagtgggaaaaaaaaaaaaaagagggttaaatgtcaaaaagaaaaacttccaTAGCAACTTTGCAAAGCTCAAAAGGGCGTCTTCAAAGCGCTTATCTTGTCCAAAACcccaaatattttatttaatatcgTATATGACCAAGAACAACTGTGattcttcacatttgagaagcttgaaccagcaattattattaattattttttttttaaatgctcaaTTTAGCAGTTAATCAACTATCAGAACAGTTgcagataaaatgtcttttgATTGATTATTCGAGTGATAAAACCTCCACAGAATGAACACAATGTTGCTCTTTGTCCAACAGAACATCGATGCATAGAGTCGGCCAAAATCCGCAACAAGTACCCTGACAGAGTCCCGGTGAGTGATACCTCTGCCGCTGATTTAGGgattcagctttgtgatgtGTTGCACTGCCTGTctataatctgtgtgtgtgtgtgtgtgtgtgtgtgtgtgtgtgtgtgtgcgtgtgactgtgtgtctttgtgtgtctttgtgtgtctttgtgtgactttgtgtgactttgtgtgactgtgcatgtgtgtgactatgcgtgcgtgcgtatgtgtgactgtgcgtgtgcgtatgtgtgactgtgcgtgtgtgtgtgactttgtgtgactgtgcgtgtgtgtgtgactttgtgtgactgcgtgtgtgtgtgactttgtgtgactgtgcttgtgtgtttatGACTTTGTGTTactgtgcgtgtgcatgtgtgtgactgCGTGTgactgtgcttgtgtgtttatGACTTTGTGTTactgtgcgtgtgcatgtgtgtgactgCGTGTgactgtgcttgtgtgtttatgactttgtgtgactgtgtgtgtgtgtgtgactttgtgtgactgtgcttgtgtgtttataactttgtgtgactgtgcgtgtgtgtgtgactttgtgtgactgtgcgtgtgtgtgtgactttgtgtgactgtgcttgtgtgtttatGACTTTGTGTTactgtgcgtgtgcatgtgtgtgactgtgcgtgtgactgtgcgtgtgtgtgactgtgcgtgtgtatatttTCTCAGGTGATTGTGGAGAAAGTGTCTGGGTCCCAGATTGTGGACATCGACAAGAGGAAGTACCTGGTCCCCTCCGACATCACGGTGGCCCAGTTCATGTGGATCATCAGGAAACGCATCCAGCTGCCCTCGGAGAAGGCCATCTTCCTGTTCGTGGACAAGACGGTGCCTCAGTCCAGGTCAGACCCCGGGAAGCTGGAGGGGCTTTAGTCATTTTTAAAGGTTCCCAATATCCCAGATCGAGCGCCGCTACCGGGCCTCAAAACATTTGCTTCAAGGCCACGCGGAAATTACGTTTCGGAATAATAATGATGTTATTTTATCGGCACATTTTAGCAGTAATTACCTTGACGTGGTGCAGTTTGTGCCCTCTCACATCCACGACTGCAATAGTGGAAAACTTCCTTCACTACTTCTCAGAGTGCTTAGTTGATCTAAAACCCaagtatattttatttaatatccAACATAATTAAAAGAACTGTGAtcattcacatttgagaagcttgaGCCAGCAAATATTTAGCAttcgatttaaaaaaatgtgtcaattagcaaaatagttgcagattaatttttAGAGATTAGAGAATATTTCAGTTTAAACAGCAGAACTGAGGAAGTAATTGGCTCCTAACGACAGTAAATGGGTGACTTCATGGTCGGTAAAGGTAGTTGAGATAAAACTTCAGTCAAATCACATTCATGGCTTTCATCAAAAGGACCTCTTGTTTAATTTTAGACACTGTCACGGTCGGAATAAAGGGACTCTGTCCGCTATTTAATTTCCCATGTGGCTTCTTATCTCAATTATACAATTTTCATGGTTGAGTGTGAATATGTCGgtgctcattttataaaggtACATTTCAGGGAATTTCAGCTATAtataagatcaatttccaaaagatgatttttttttttctcagctttagcatgggtgtcctaattttttcacacgactgtatatgtatatatacatacacatacacatatgtatgtatatatatatatatatatatatatatatatatatatatatatatatatatatatatatatatgtatgtatatatatatatatatgtgtgtgtgtgtatgtatatatatatatgtatgtgtgtgtgtgtatgtatatatatatatatatgtgtgtgtgtatgtatatatatatatatatatatgtgtgtatatatatatatatatatatatatatatatatatatatatatatatatatatatatatatatatatataatgtatatgtatgtatatgtatatatatgtgtatatatgtatgtgtgtgtatatatgtatgtatgtgtatatatatatatatatatatgtatgtgtgtatatatatatatatatatatatatatatatatatatatatatatatatatatatatatatatatatatatatatatatatatatatatatatatatatatatatgaagtaAGAAGATGCAGGGCATGTAGTTTGAATAAGTAAACGTCTGGAGAATCTAATCTGGAGAATGATGAAATGTGAAAACACCATGAGGTAAGGTATTATTAGGCCTGCAGCTGATTCAACAGTGAGACAGACTTACACCCAGAGTGATCTGTAGTTGCACCCCACACTTCTCTCTGGCAAGCCAGTCATGACTCGGCACTTTCAGCCTGTATTTTTAGCCTCTTCGCAGAGAGAAATATGGCCTTTTGGAGCCCCCTGCAGGGCTTctcacacatttacacttgCTTCTTTTGCCTGTCGTTCTTTTCAATAATGAACCCCCTTAAAACTATTGTTTAACAAAGTACTCCCTGGcagtgcaaaacatttttggtaataaaataaataaataaccgtATTTAAAGAGTCTGATTCAGTAATTATTTACTCAATAGCAACAactttgtaactgaaaaacatttaacccttgtgttgtcctcaaaaagattaacacttttttttaacacttttttcaacatttgacattttcatcgctttttccgacgtttttttCCAACTTACTGCCACTAGTTTAACACTACTTTTTGGAATTtgtggtcaataaacctcattttaTATAGAATTATACGTAatatttgagttaaaaaaacagaaattatgaattatttcgacTTATAGCTCAGATCAGAGGAACGTATGTtgagtttagtcaggatactgatttgaaaccatttaaatttgactaaatgttgttgttattcatcactaaattcacttctgacaacgttttatGCGAGCAATGAAttgtttagatttcgaatattaGGCAGTCATGTGAAAATCGCCAGCTAGCGCCTGCCCCGGCAGCTAGCTTGTCGCTCGGACAGTCctgctcagagaccccgctgtaaaccggaggtctctcagaccggtcTCGTAAATAAGGGGGTTTTATTTCACCGTTGACAGTTCGCtcgtttaaatatcacaacacatgtccatcataagattaatgggaacctgtggttaactgtcttttttttggAGTTAAACACTATACAAGGGTGCCACACTGGCcagccgtcacacacacacacacacacgcacacgcacacgcacacgcacagcgCAGCAGACAGTGGCGGGGGGGAGTGAGATACCCgtttctcttcgggagacttgtttaaattataacAAATATGCTAgatacattagatttagtatttagtgcatcttttttttttttgttgttgttggtgtatttgttttctgattttaactcccttacccctcctgtAGTCCCtgtggccacttggccagtgcgaatgcaaatgggaaaaaaaaaatagtttgggggagtagttagtagatctgCTTAGAAATTGACTTTTCCTagaactacgttcctgtaactacttggtcggaaagcaGCTACTGTAtgcagggttcatacgttttgaaaaaacctggaaaagttatggaatttgaaaaatgcaaattccaggcctggaaaggttttggaaacataaaaagacccagagaGTTTTGGAAAAatcatggaattttttttaacacagcataataatatgtgaatactaaatgtattttcacgtcgtcttaacatcagcgttgtattcggggagcgatattatgaatcccactatgaaccacataaattgtcattcattttatagttactgagggtaaactttaacacagatttgtattctAATTGTACAAtgttcatggaaatttgccgaaaagtattggttaaaatgcgtatgaaacACTGTGTATGCCTTTTTAAATTGGGAagcgatgatcggatttgaaataaaatctttaacgattccaataaagaaacgattccactggaatcgtaatttttgaaacgattccaagtaggaatcggtcctcgatgcccaatccttcCCAGCCCGATTCCGTGCTGAGTGATTGATCGGCCGTCTGGATCACTAATCGGCGTCTTCTTCCTGTTGCAGCATCACGATGGGGCAGCTGTACGAGAAAGAGAAGGACGAGGACGGCTTT
This sequence is a window from Perca flavescens isolate YP-PL-M2 chromosome 1, PFLA_1.0, whole genome shotgun sequence. Protein-coding genes within it:
- the LOC114553151 gene encoding gamma-aminobutyric acid receptor-associated protein-like 2; this translates as MKWMFKEDHSLEHRCIESAKIRNKYPDRVPVIVEKVSGSQIVDIDKRKYLVPSDITVAQFMWIIRKRIQLPSEKAIFLFVDKTVPQSSITMGQLYEKEKDEDGFLYVAYSGENTFGF